A stretch of the Nicotiana tabacum cultivar K326 chromosome 6, ASM71507v2, whole genome shotgun sequence genome encodes the following:
- the LOC107805224 gene encoding transcription factor bHLH137-like isoform X1 — MAAFSDQLQHTNPFLLDSVFLPSSPIKMSGFLEEQNNSIVQNCFTQFYQPESFQQLPTANVIVHESSYCLDQSTNVTLSQNELNSMTNNSSSSVSLDMDSSSVTDKIESGNKPNFIPMDKKRKSREGSSSMSSAHSKNVKQVDNGKKKKSNSQSVGKDEKKGKDDNKKEEKKANEEAPTGYIHVRARRGQATDSHSLAERVRREKISERMKILQSLVPGCDKVNNKVTGKALMLDEIINYVQSLQNQVEFLSMKLASSNPMYYDFGMDLDALMVRPDQSLSGLGTPLPNMQQTSPTNITSQAAEVIPNINNSGYPFLDNSASLMFQQVHFPNSISQGNGQLLWGADDQRQKLINQSGLSNNFCSFH; from the exons ATGGCTGCTTTTTCAGACCAATTACAGCACACAAACCCTTTCCTTCTTGACTCAGTTTTTTTGCCAAGTTCTCCTATTAAGATGTCTGGTTTTTTAGAGGAACAAAACAATTCTATAGTGCAGAATTGTTTTACTCAATTTTACCAACCAGAATCTTTTCAGCAGCTCCCAACTGCCAATGTGATTGTTCATGAAAGTAGCTATTGCCTTGACCAAAGTACAAATGTTACACTTAGCCAAAATGAGCTTAATTCTATGACCAACAACAGTAGCAGCAGTGTTAGCTTGGATATGGATTCTTCCTCTGTTACTGATAAAATAGAAAGTGGGAATAAGCCTAATTTTATTCCTATGGACAAGAAAAGAAAATCCAGAGAAGGGTCTTCCTCAATGAGTTCTGCTCATTCTAAG AATGTAAAACAGGTTGATaatgggaaaaagaagaaaagcaataGCCAATCAGTAGGCAAAGATGAGAAAAAGGGAAAAGATGacaacaaaaaagaggaaaagaaagctAATGAAGAGGCTCCAACAGGCTACATTCATGTTAGAGCAAGAAGGGGTCAAGCAACAGACAGCCATAGTCTTGCTGAAAGG GTGAGGAGAGAGAAAATAAGTGAAAGGATGAAGATACTGCAATCTCTTGTTCCTGGTTGTGACAAGGTGAATAACAAA GTAACTGGGAAGGCCCTCATGTTGGATGAGATAATCAATTATGTCCAATCTTTGCAAAACCAAGTTGAG TTTCTCTCCATGAAACTTGCTTCTTCGAATCCAATGTACTATGACTTTGGCATGGACTTAGATGCACTCATGGTCAGACCTGACCAG agtttgagtggattgGGAACACCACTGCCAAACATGCAGCAAACTAGCCCTACTAACATTACATCACAGGCAGCTGAAGTTATTCCTAACATTAATAATAGTGGCTATCCTTTCTTGGATAATTCAGCTTCACTCATGTTTCAACAAGTCCATTTTCCTAATTCCATTTCTCAG GGTAATGGACAGCTCTTATGGGGTGCAGATGACCAAAgacaaaaattaattaatcagTCAGGACTCAGCAACAACTTTTGTTCTTTCCATTAA
- the LOC107805224 gene encoding transcription factor bHLH137-like yields the protein MAAFSDQLQHTNPFLLDSVFLPSSPIKMSGFLEEQNNSIVQNCFTQFYQPESFQQLPTANVIVHESSYCLDQSTNVTLSQNELNSMTNNSSSSVSLDMDSSSVTDKIESGNKPNFIPMDKKRKSREGSSSMSSAHSKNVKQVDNGKKKKSNSQSVGKDEKKGKDDNKKEEKKANEEAPTGYIHVRARRGQATDSHSLAERVRREKISERMKILQSLVPGCDKVTGKALMLDEIINYVQSLQNQVEFLSMKLASSNPMYYDFGMDLDALMVRPDQSLSGLGTPLPNMQQTSPTNITSQAAEVIPNINNSGYPFLDNSASLMFQQVHFPNSISQGNGQLLWGADDQRQKLINQSGLSNNFCSFH from the exons ATGGCTGCTTTTTCAGACCAATTACAGCACACAAACCCTTTCCTTCTTGACTCAGTTTTTTTGCCAAGTTCTCCTATTAAGATGTCTGGTTTTTTAGAGGAACAAAACAATTCTATAGTGCAGAATTGTTTTACTCAATTTTACCAACCAGAATCTTTTCAGCAGCTCCCAACTGCCAATGTGATTGTTCATGAAAGTAGCTATTGCCTTGACCAAAGTACAAATGTTACACTTAGCCAAAATGAGCTTAATTCTATGACCAACAACAGTAGCAGCAGTGTTAGCTTGGATATGGATTCTTCCTCTGTTACTGATAAAATAGAAAGTGGGAATAAGCCTAATTTTATTCCTATGGACAAGAAAAGAAAATCCAGAGAAGGGTCTTCCTCAATGAGTTCTGCTCATTCTAAG AATGTAAAACAGGTTGATaatgggaaaaagaagaaaagcaataGCCAATCAGTAGGCAAAGATGAGAAAAAGGGAAAAGATGacaacaaaaaagaggaaaagaaagctAATGAAGAGGCTCCAACAGGCTACATTCATGTTAGAGCAAGAAGGGGTCAAGCAACAGACAGCCATAGTCTTGCTGAAAGG GTGAGGAGAGAGAAAATAAGTGAAAGGATGAAGATACTGCAATCTCTTGTTCCTGGTTGTGACAAG GTAACTGGGAAGGCCCTCATGTTGGATGAGATAATCAATTATGTCCAATCTTTGCAAAACCAAGTTGAG TTTCTCTCCATGAAACTTGCTTCTTCGAATCCAATGTACTATGACTTTGGCATGGACTTAGATGCACTCATGGTCAGACCTGACCAG agtttgagtggattgGGAACACCACTGCCAAACATGCAGCAAACTAGCCCTACTAACATTACATCACAGGCAGCTGAAGTTATTCCTAACATTAATAATAGTGGCTATCCTTTCTTGGATAATTCAGCTTCACTCATGTTTCAACAAGTCCATTTTCCTAATTCCATTTCTCAG GGTAATGGACAGCTCTTATGGGGTGCAGATGACCAAAgacaaaaattaattaatcagTCAGGACTCAGCAACAACTTTTGTTCTTTCCATTAA